In Allocoprobacillus halotolerans, a genomic segment contains:
- a CDS encoding ABC transporter permease — translation MSKSTLKYIGKRLLISLATLFVILVVLFLVVKLLPGSPFNNEKLSEAQRAAIEAKYGLDQPLVTQFITYVKNMLTGDFGVSYNMYKDMPVSSLVGSAAKISFIYGLSAVIIGGLLGTLLGVFAALHKNTIWDTLATIISVIGVSVPSFVFAMMLLVLFASQLHILPTQYSSFNPVVSSIMPVMALSVGVIANVARFTRTEMVSVVNSEYMTLAEAKGLDNKTLIFKHALRNALIPVVTILGPILVNLMTGTMVVEKICGVPGLGKLLINSILSNDVNIILACSFLYAAMYIIMMLIIDVSYGIIDPRIRLGKEDS, via the coding sequence ATGAGTAAATCAACATTAAAATATATTGGAAAAAGATTACTTATATCGTTAGCCACTTTATTTGTTATTCTAGTTGTTTTGTTTTTAGTTGTCAAATTATTGCCTGGTTCACCATTCAATAACGAAAAACTATCAGAAGCTCAAAGAGCTGCTATTGAAGCAAAATATGGTTTGGATCAACCTTTGGTTACACAATTTATAACATATGTTAAAAATATGTTAACAGGTGATTTTGGTGTTTCTTATAATATGTATAAAGACATGCCTGTATCATCACTTGTTGGAAGTGCAGCAAAGATATCATTTATTTATGGTTTAAGTGCTGTTATTATTGGAGGACTGTTAGGAACATTATTGGGTGTTTTTGCAGCTCTTCATAAAAATACAATTTGGGATACACTTGCAACAATTATTTCAGTTATTGGTGTATCTGTACCATCATTTGTATTTGCGATGATGCTTTTGGTTTTATTTGCATCTCAACTTCACATATTACCAACACAGTATAGTTCCTTTAATCCAGTCGTTTCATCAATTATGCCAGTTATGGCTTTATCAGTTGGTGTTATCGCCAATGTGGCACGTTTTACAAGAACAGAAATGGTTTCGGTTGTTAATAGTGAATATATGACTTTGGCAGAAGCAAAAGGTTTGGATAACAAAACATTGATCTTTAAACATGCTTTGCGTAATGCCTTGATTCCAGTTGTCACAATTTTAGGACCTATTTTGGTTAACTTAATGACAGGAACAATGGTTGTTGAAAAAATATGTGGTGTTCCTGGTTTAGGGAAATTATTGATTAACAGTATTTTGTCTAATGATGTGAATATTATTTTAGCTTGTTCATTCTTATATGCTGCTATGTATATAATTATGATGTTGATTATTGACGTTTCTTATGGAATTATTGATCCAAGAATTCGTCTAGGTAAGGAGGATTCATAA